TCTACATCGGGACCAGCACCAATACCAATGATAGGAATACTAACACTTTCGGCAACTTCTTTAGCTAATTGGGCAGGAATTTTTTCCAAAACGATGGCATAACAACCAATGCGTTCTAACATTTTAGCATCGGCGATGAGGCGCTTTGCTTCTTGTTCTTCTTTAGCACGAACCGTATAGGTTCCGAATTTATAAATGGATTGTGGTGTTAAACCCAAATGGCCCATTACAGGAATTCCAGCATTTAAAATACGCTTAATAGACTCTTTAATTTCTTTACCACCTTCTAATTTTACAGAATGGGCTCGACTTTCTTTCATAATTCTAATGGCCGAACGTAGGGCTTCTTTAGGATCACTTTGGTAGCTTCCAAAAGGTAAGTCGACAACAATTAAAGCGCGATTTGCAGCACGTACCACCGATGAGGCATGATAAATCATGTGGTCTAACGTAATAGGCAGCGTAGTTTCGTAACCTGCCATTACATTACTTGCCGAATCGCCAACGAGCATGACATCGACACCAGCGCCATCTACGATTTTAGCCATGGTATAATCGTATGCGGTAAGCATCGA
This genomic interval from Tamlana carrageenivorans contains the following:
- the panB gene encoding 3-methyl-2-oxobutanoate hydroxymethyltransferase; amino-acid sequence: MSTAKKEYKRVTVKTLVDMKARGEKISMLTAYDYTMAKIVDGAGVDVMLVGDSASNVMAGYETTLPITLDHMIYHASSVVRAANRALIVVDLPFGSYQSDPKEALRSAIRIMKESRAHSVKLEGGKEIKESIKRILNAGIPVMGHLGLTPQSIYKFGTYTVRAKEEQEAKRLIADAKMLERIGCYAIVLEKIPAQLAKEVAESVSIPIIGIGAGPDVDGQVLVLHDMLGMTHEFHPRFLRRYLNLYEDMTTAIGQYVDDVKTADFPNEEEKY